Within Mongoliitalea daihaiensis, the genomic segment ACCCAAAGAAGCCATTGCGAGTAAATCCAGTTGTTTATTTCTGCCACGGTTGATTTCTATTGCTTTTTCCAATGATTCAACGGCGGCTTCTCCTTTTTTCTGGGCCAACTTGGCAGTACCGTCAAAGAACCAGAATTCAGGTCTTTCAGGGAATTCATCAACTGCTATAATTGTGTAGGTTTCAATAGTCTCAAAATCCTGAGTAGATTCAAAGAGATTGGTGATGACTCCTTGCAAGACTTGTGCATTGGCAGGATTTATCTGCAAGGATGTCCGATACAATGCTAAGGCCTGTTCTTTATTTCCTGCGAAAAATGCACGGTCACCCACTACTGTATTGACATCGGCATCATTGGAATTTAATTCCAACATTGATTTTTCAAGGGTATCTAATAAGCGTTCTCTTCGTTCAGTTTTCATTTCCTGCAAGATTTCTGCAAAGGCTTTCGCTTTGATAGCAGGGTCCAGATCTGGGTTGGAAAAGGCGGTTTTGATAAAATCCTCGGCTGTAGCAACGTCTCCTCGTTCGCGGTAAAGTGCATAAGCTGCCATTTGTAATTCAGCCTGATTGGGGTACGCTTTTAGATTATCTTCAATTAAGTCAATGGCTTCTTGTGATCTCCCGTTGTTGAAGAGGATTTCTACCAGACTGATGACATTTTGAGCATTGCCAGGACTGGAGTTGATGAGCTTTTTACCTTCTTCTACAGCCGCTTTCAGGTTATTCCTTCGCAAGTAAATCCGCTGCTTTTGAAAAATCAGCTGATCAATTACCCCATAGTAATCCTCAGCTCTATCCAGTGCACTTAAGGCATTGTCAAAGTCACCTGCGGAGAGATATAAGGATGCCAAATCCAAGATATAATTTTGATTTTCTGTAGTATTGGCCATCAAGTCTTCCAAAATTTCTGCTGCCTTCCCCGGTTGACCCTGTTTGGTAAAAACCTCAGCCATAACCAGTCTATAATATTTATTGCTTGGGTCGGCATCTACTGCTTTCATTCCATAGGCTAATGCCTCATCTACTTGATTAGCTCGCAGTAGTATTTCTGCGACTTTAAAATTGGGAGCAGCCTCATGTGGTGTTAGCTCGAGGGTTTTTTTGAAATAAAAATAGGCTCTATCAAAGTCCTCCAGCATCATATAACGCTGTCCGTCAATGAAAAGGCGGTTTGCTTTTAATTGCTCCAATTCCTGCTTTTTTTCTTTCCTGGAAAGTTTTTGGGCAGAAAGCATAGAAGGTGCAGTCAAGCAAATGATTAAAAATATACTAATCTGAAGGATTTTCACTCGTAGGGAATATTTGGTTATGAGATTAAGGGTATGATTCTGCGCTCCAGGACATACCTTTCCGAATTCTAACGCAAACTTAATGCCTTTTTGTTTAGCAAAATATTAAAACTTGTTAGGGTTAGGATTTTCCTGTACTCCCATAGCCTCCTGCGCCGCGTTCAGTGTCTGATAAGAATTCCGTGGTTTCCCAAGTGATTTGTTCATGTCTAGCGATGACCATCTGGGCAATTCGCTCACCATCGTTGATCTCAAAGGGTTGATTGGAAATGTTCACCAAAAGAACCTTGATTTCTCCCCGATAATCGGCGTCCACGGTACCGGGGCTGTTTAGAACCGTCAATCCATACTTAAATGCCAAACCGCTGCGGGGACGGATCTGTGCTTCGAATCCAACGGGCAACTCTATGAATAAGCCTGTACCTATCAATTTTCTCTCCAATGGCTGCAATAGGACTGCTTCATCCAAATTGGCTCGTAGATCCATGCCAGCAGATGCAGCTGTTTGATAGGCAGGTAAGGAATGCTTGGAGCGATTAATAACTTTTACGTTCATGATTTTTTTTGATTTACCTGTTGAATGATTTGTTGAAGCTCTTTTTTTTCAATGATCAGAACGATCCCTACAAATAAAACTATGAAACTGTTTTGTAGTATAAATTCCACTAAAGGATTTTCTAACGAAACATAGTATCCAGCATAGCTAAACACAAATGCTAAGAATAGATAGAAAACGCCTTTTCCCGTTTGATAGGGGATAGGGAAATGCTTTTGTCCCCACCAATAGCATAGGATACTCATGACTAAGTAACAGCCAAGTGTACTCAAGGCGCCGCCCATAAATCCTAAACTTGGAATAGTCACAAGTAGAATTACCATGGTGACAATTGCGCCGATAAAGGTGATGTAAAAACTATACTTGGTTTTATCTGTGAGTTTGAACCAAATGCTGAGATTAAAATAAATGCCAAGTAGCAAATAGCCCATTAACAACACAGGGACGATGTAGGTAGCCCTGCTGTAACCTTCATTTCTTAATAATAAATTACCTAACCAACCCAAATTCACAGATACAGCAATCATCAGCGTACTGCAAAAGAGAATGAATACATGCATGACTCTTGCAAAGAGGGCTGGGCTATTTTTATCCGTAGATTGATTGAAAAAGAAGGGCTCTGCAGCATATTTGAATGCCTGAATTATCAGGTTCATTAAGATGGCTAACTTAAAATTTGCACCGAAAATACCTCCAGCTTCTCTACCTGTTAGGCCTGGGTAAAAATCATTTGGAATAAGATGTTCAAATAAATTTCTTGACATAGCTTCATTGACTACTCCTGCCAACCCCATAAATAGTAAGGGAAATGCATAGTGCCACATAGGGGAGAGATATTTTCTGTTAAGTTGGAAACTAAAGCCCCCCATATATTTGAATAGTACAGGGACCATCAGAGCGTTGGCTATCAAATTGGACAGAAGGATGTATTCTACCTCCCAATCAGGCTGGTAGAATTTACTGATGATTTCTTGCAATCCGGGAAGCCAATCCCCTAAGTGTATTTTTTTAAAAACGACAATGAACAGGATATTTAGTCCTACATTGATTAGAATATTGGAAAATTTGGTTAGAGCAAATTGTAACGATTTATTCTCTTTTCGAAGTCTCGCATATGGGATAGCCAAGATTGCATCAATAGCCAAAATCCAAGCGATCCAACGGAAAAGATACTCCTGTCCTGGATAATTTAAGACTTCGGCAAACCAAGGTGCGGAAAAATAAATTAGTGCACCTAAAGACAATGAACTCGTAATAAGCAGCGATTGTATTTGGTGGTAAACTTTGGTTGGGTCTAAACCCTTTCCCGTGGCAAATCGAAAATAGGTAGTCTCCATGCCATAGGTAAAAACTACATTAAAGAGTGCAATGTTAGCATATAAGGCCGTATATGCCCCCATACCCTCCTTAGACAAATAGGCCGTATATAAAGGAATGAGTAAAAAGTTTACTGTGCGTCCTAAAATGCTGCTGATACCATAAATAGCCGTCTGACCAGCAAGTTTTCTTAATTGACCCATAGGAGATAAAAATAAAAAAGGGGATGTTATTCCCCTTTAAAGACTGGTTTTCTCTTTTCGAGGAAGGCACTAGTACCTTCTTTGTAATCACCCGATTTGACGCAGCGGGCAAAACTATTGGCCTCTATCTGGTAACCATCCTCATTTGAGGTGTAAACGGCATTTACACAGTCTACAATCATTCCGATCGCTAAAGGAGCCTTGCTCATGATTTTCCTTAGAATTTCCTCTGACTTCTTTAATGCATCTTCTTTTGTTTCGCAAATATGATTAACCAATCCAAGTGATTTTGCCTCGGTTGCATCAATCATGTCTCCCGTCATCATCAACTCATTGGCTTTTCCTCTGCCTACTAAAAATGTCAGGCGCTGCGTTCCACCATATCCTGGGATAATTCCCAAGTTTACTTCAGGCTGTCCAAATCTAGCATGAGCAGTAGCTACTCGCATGTGACAGGCCATGGCTAACTCACAACCGCCCCCTAATGCAAAGCCATTGACCACAGCGATAACAGGTTTTGGACAAGTTTCAATCAAACTGAATATTTCTTGGCCATTTTCAGCGAACTTTCTGGCATTCAGCTCACTTAATTCAGCGATTTCACTGATATCTGCACCAGCAATAAATGCTTTTTCTCCCGAACCAGTAATAATTACCGCTTTTATGTTTTTGTTATCCACAACCTCTTCGAAGATTATTCGTAACTCCTCAAGGGTTGCAAAGTTGAGAGCATTCAGTTTGGATTCTCGGTTGACGCTTAGGTATAGAATCCCGTCACGTTCTTCCGATAAGATGTTTTTGCTTTCAGCCATAATTAAGGTGAATGTTAGACGTCAAATATACGAGTGAGGAGAGCATTCCCAAAGCATTTCTTAGAAAAATACAATGGATAAGTAATGAAAGGCCTAAATTTAAAAGAAAAGTAATGCATTGATTTATTTCGTATAACTGCTAATTTATGATAGGTTTATCCTGCCTTTCCGCTTTAATTTTGTATTTTTGCAGCGCCAAAGTAAAATCACAAAAACCCAATTATATATGTCTTCAAAAACGAAAATCACAGTAGCTTACGGTGACGGTATTGGACCTGAAATCATGCAAGCAACCTTGGATATCCTCGATGCAGCAGGTGCTCAACTGGAATATGATGTCATCGAAATCGGTGAAAAAGTATATTTAAAAGGAATCAGTTCAGGTATGGAGCCTAAAGCGTTTCAATCCTTAAGAGAGACCAAAGTATTTTTAAAATCTCCTATTACAACTCCCCAAGGTGGAGGTTTCAAGAGTTTGAATGTTACCACTAGAAAATCTTTTGGACTTTTTGCAAACGTCAGACCTTGCAAAGCATATCATCCATTTGTAAAAACTCATTTTCCAAAGACGGATTTGGTCATCATTCGTGAAAACGAAGAAGATTTATATGCTGGAATCGAGCACAGACAGACAGAAGAGGTATATCAAACGTTGAAATTGATTTCTCAGCCTGGTTCTGAAAAAATCATTCGCTATGCTTTTGAGTATGCCAAGAAATATGGTAGAAAAAAAGTGACTTGTATGACCAAAGACAACATCATGAAGTTGGGCGATGGTCTATTCCACAAAACCTTTGATGAGATTGCTAAAGAATACCCTGAGATTGAAAATGATCACAAGATTATCGATATCGGTTCGGCATTGATTGCTGAACGACCAGAAATTTTCGACGTGATCGTGACCCTCAACTTGTATGGTGATATCATTTCTGATATTGCTGCTCAAGTGACCGGTTCTGTGGGACTAGGTGGCTCGGCCAACGTAGGTGCTGAAGTGGCCATGTTTGAGGCCATCCATGGCTCTGCTCCTGATATTGCTGGAATGGATATGGCGAATCCATCGGGGTTATTAAATGGTGCGATTTCCATGTTAGTACACATCGGTCAGCCGGAAGTAGCAGAGAAAGTTGCCAATGCTTGGATGAAGACCTTGGAAGATGGT encodes:
- a CDS encoding NADP-dependent isocitrate dehydrogenase is translated as MSSKTKITVAYGDGIGPEIMQATLDILDAAGAQLEYDVIEIGEKVYLKGISSGMEPKAFQSLRETKVFLKSPITTPQGGGFKSLNVTTRKSFGLFANVRPCKAYHPFVKTHFPKTDLVIIRENEEDLYAGIEHRQTEEVYQTLKLISQPGSEKIIRYAFEYAKKYGRKKVTCMTKDNIMKLGDGLFHKTFDEIAKEYPEIENDHKIIDIGSALIAERPEIFDVIVTLNLYGDIISDIAAQVTGSVGLGGSANVGAEVAMFEAIHGSAPDIAGMDMANPSGLLNGAISMLVHIGQPEVAEKVANAWMKTLEDGIHTGDIYQEGLSTQKVGTKAFAQAVIERLGQIPASMVPAKFDKSDTTPISIKLRPVTKAKKELVGVDVFIDWDEDNRNPDSIGERLRKADANGLKLHLITNRGVKVFPEGQPETFCTDHWRCRFKTADQSVITHEDVLELLGQIKALGFDFIKTEHLYTFDGVRGYSLAQGE
- a CDS encoding lipopolysaccharide biosynthesis protein, which encodes MGQLRKLAGQTAIYGISSILGRTVNFLLIPLYTAYLSKEGMGAYTALYANIALFNVVFTYGMETTYFRFATGKGLDPTKVYHQIQSLLITSSLSLGALIYFSAPWFAEVLNYPGQEYLFRWIAWILAIDAILAIPYARLRKENKSLQFALTKFSNILINVGLNILFIVVFKKIHLGDWLPGLQEIISKFYQPDWEVEYILLSNLIANALMVPVLFKYMGGFSFQLNRKYLSPMWHYAFPLLFMGLAGVVNEAMSRNLFEHLIPNDFYPGLTGREAGGIFGANFKLAILMNLIIQAFKYAAEPFFFNQSTDKNSPALFARVMHVFILFCSTLMIAVSVNLGWLGNLLLRNEGYSRATYIVPVLLMGYLLLGIYFNLSIWFKLTDKTKYSFYITFIGAIVTMVILLVTIPSLGFMGGALSTLGCYLVMSILCYWWGQKHFPIPYQTGKGVFYLFLAFVFSYAGYYVSLENPLVEFILQNSFIVLFVGIVLIIEKKELQQIIQQVNQKKS
- a CDS encoding enoyl-CoA hydratase/isomerase family protein, yielding MAESKNILSEERDGILYLSVNRESKLNALNFATLEELRIIFEEVVDNKNIKAVIITGSGEKAFIAGADISEIAELSELNARKFAENGQEIFSLIETCPKPVIAVVNGFALGGGCELAMACHMRVATAHARFGQPEVNLGIIPGYGGTQRLTFLVGRGKANELMMTGDMIDATEAKSLGLVNHICETKEDALKKSEEILRKIMSKAPLAIGMIVDCVNAVYTSNEDGYQIEANSFARCVKSGDYKEGTSAFLEKRKPVFKGE
- the dut gene encoding dUTP diphosphatase, which translates into the protein MNVKVINRSKHSLPAYQTAASAGMDLRANLDEAVLLQPLERKLIGTGLFIELPVGFEAQIRPRSGLAFKYGLTVLNSPGTVDADYRGEIKVLLVNISNQPFEINDGERIAQMVIARHEQITWETTEFLSDTERGAGGYGSTGKS
- a CDS encoding tetratricopeptide repeat protein, with product MKILQISIFLIICLTAPSMLSAQKLSRKEKKQELEQLKANRLFIDGQRYMMLEDFDRAYFYFKKTLELTPHEAAPNFKVAEILLRANQVDEALAYGMKAVDADPSNKYYRLVMAEVFTKQGQPGKAAEILEDLMANTTENQNYILDLASLYLSAGDFDNALSALDRAEDYYGVIDQLIFQKQRIYLRRNNLKAAVEEGKKLINSSPGNAQNVISLVEILFNNGRSQEAIDLIEDNLKAYPNQAELQMAAYALYRERGDVATAEDFIKTAFSNPDLDPAIKAKAFAEILQEMKTERRERLLDTLEKSMLELNSNDADVNTVVGDRAFFAGNKEQALALYRTSLQINPANAQVLQGVITNLFESTQDFETIETYTIIAVDEFPERPEFWFFDGTAKLAQKKGEAAVESLEKAIEINRGRNKQLDLLAMASLGDALHQAGKKEEAFKMYDKVLTEKPDDEHVLNNYAYFLSLSKQNLEKAKKMSEGLVKRFPKNATYLDTHAWVLFQLKEYEDARSFMERALASEENPSGIMFEHYGDILYHLGKRNEAMTYWKKAEGGDDISEFLNKKIRDQKYYD